From a region of the Labrenzia sp. CE80 genome:
- a CDS encoding flagellar hook-length control protein FliK codes for MTIGTAALIQNLKSTAKPEGRQEPEGNDAKGGDGDNAFLDLLQSMKNGGGSASQQAVSSETGAAEAGNLSPEDVLAATKSGDGATGQEAGTAAQSFANDLAKVIGTVAPKNPEALVLPKQNNNMPAVATTPQNQLDTAQRPQTATPASGLVPPATSAASTTAMPSSSAAPKTQNADRLFSQFAVPEEVTANKGAVEGLGERISKSGKTSSEGASLPAGSVKILRQETHFAPTQRLSPIQQIGERLIFSLGEAAEAGGIGTRAAAVKTEGPVLKTLDIQLTPIELGTVKVSLRLVGESVEVTVKTSNPQTAELLKQDRQMLDQMLRATGYKPDAITIQAAADDRPITSSQPSQQTGGSTQGEPSSGGQAFDGASGRESEHGQRSSGSSSGDGEAVPMDANSGGVRDEDDASDRRNGDIYL; via the coding sequence ATGACCATCGGAACGGCAGCGTTGATCCAGAACTTGAAGTCTACGGCAAAGCCTGAAGGCCGGCAGGAGCCGGAAGGCAATGACGCCAAGGGCGGTGATGGTGACAATGCTTTTCTCGACCTCTTGCAGTCGATGAAGAACGGCGGTGGTTCAGCCAGCCAGCAAGCTGTGTCGTCTGAAACGGGCGCGGCAGAAGCTGGCAACCTTTCGCCGGAGGATGTTTTAGCGGCCACAAAATCGGGTGATGGCGCAACGGGACAGGAAGCCGGAACCGCAGCCCAGTCCTTCGCGAATGACCTCGCCAAGGTGATCGGGACAGTTGCACCAAAGAATCCTGAAGCTCTTGTGCTCCCAAAACAAAACAACAATATGCCAGCCGTTGCGACAACGCCGCAAAATCAACTGGATACCGCCCAGAGGCCCCAGACAGCAACACCGGCATCTGGTCTTGTTCCGCCGGCTACCAGTGCTGCTTCGACCACAGCGATGCCGTCTTCCTCGGCCGCGCCGAAGACTCAGAATGCTGATCGGCTGTTCTCGCAGTTTGCTGTTCCAGAGGAGGTCACGGCGAACAAGGGGGCTGTTGAAGGGCTTGGAGAGCGGATCAGCAAATCCGGCAAGACCAGCTCTGAGGGAGCCTCTTTGCCTGCCGGCTCCGTAAAGATCTTGCGACAGGAAACGCATTTTGCACCAACGCAGCGGCTTTCGCCGATACAGCAAATCGGTGAACGTTTGATCTTCAGCCTGGGGGAAGCGGCTGAAGCCGGTGGTATCGGTACGCGAGCCGCTGCGGTCAAGACTGAAGGTCCGGTCTTGAAGACCCTGGACATTCAATTGACACCCATCGAGCTTGGAACCGTCAAGGTGTCGCTCCGTCTTGTTGGTGAAAGCGTTGAAGTAACGGTGAAGACAAGCAATCCGCAAACGGCAGAGCTCCTGAAACAGGATCGGCAGATGCTCGATCAGATGTTGCGCGCGACCGGCTACAAGCCCGACGCAATCACGATCCAGGCTGCTGCAGATGATCGGCCTATCACTTCATCGCAGCCGAGCCAGCAGACTGGGGGCAGCACTCAGGGGGAACCTTCCTCTGGTGGCCAAGCATTTGATGGTGCTTCGGGCCGTGAAAGTGAACATGGGCAACGGTCGTCTGGTTCTTCTTCGGGGGATGGCGAAGCTGTTCCTATGGATGCAAATTCAGGAGGTGTGCGTGATGAAGACGATGCTTCTGACCGTCGCAACGGCGACATTTATCTCTAG
- a CDS encoding transglycosylase SLT domain-containing protein translates to MKTMLLTVATATFISSFSLQGVDPLHAEIQNVCESEMISAARAYKVPLGVLYAVGLTETGRRNSLYPFALNIEGKSKFPPSAAAALQDFRQARKSGKKLIDVGCMQINHYYHGDEFRSVEHMLEPRANVQYAARFLNDLRKRQGSWTMAVARYHAGPNNNPAQKRYVCRVITNMVASGFGQWTEKSRNFCR, encoded by the coding sequence ATGAAGACGATGCTTCTGACCGTCGCAACGGCGACATTTATCTCTAGCTTTTCACTTCAGGGCGTCGATCCGCTCCATGCGGAAATTCAGAACGTTTGTGAAAGCGAAATGATTTCCGCGGCGCGCGCCTACAAGGTGCCGCTCGGGGTTCTCTATGCGGTGGGGCTGACGGAAACGGGGCGGCGCAATTCGCTCTATCCGTTTGCTCTGAACATTGAAGGCAAGTCGAAATTTCCACCGAGCGCCGCTGCTGCGCTGCAGGACTTTCGTCAGGCTCGCAAGAGCGGCAAAAAGCTGATTGATGTCGGCTGCATGCAGATCAATCACTACTATCATGGTGATGAATTTCGGTCAGTTGAGCACATGTTGGAACCACGAGCCAACGTGCAATATGCCGCCCGGTTTTTAAATGATCTGCGAAAACGGCAAGGCTCCTGGACAATGGCGGTCGCAAGATATCACGCTGGGCCAAACAACAACCCTGCCCAGAAAAGATACGTTTGCCGGGTTATAACTAATATGGTTGCTTCTGGTTTCGGTCAGTGGACTGAGAAATCACGAAATTTCTGCCGCTAG
- a CDS encoding MotB family protein translates to MTPDNQPNEIVIVRRKAAWEEEGGQHGVWKIAYADFMTAMMAFFLVMWLINVTDDSVRRGVAQYFNPVKLASTAPNQKGLNDPNVAGDTNEDGADQLEGDLGAGGAPEGGSEAAGAQGAEASAGRFAPSHSEERLFNDPYAVLDTLAQTVAVDLGDLDMPTAIGAGQAREAGAQGGDAFRDPFDPLYWQFLPNRDLGSERTGGEQSATPRVIGGLTPTPAADPSFDRQRDDNSVIEIEEDAVPEILAHFDGGEGKFEEIELVAVSETGELQEVAEEVLEDSMMAVASRVEAVLDQAAQSGLGATVNHVSVSRSDEGLLISLTDDQAFGMFAIGSAEPRPELVALLGRIGKELAGTNGAIVIKGHTDARPFRTKAYDNWRLSSARAHMALYMLARGGVSTSRFERVEGYADRDLKLPSDPKAAANRRVEILIRETD, encoded by the coding sequence ATGACGCCAGATAACCAGCCAAATGAAATCGTCATCGTCCGCCGGAAAGCTGCCTGGGAGGAGGAGGGCGGACAGCACGGGGTCTGGAAGATCGCCTATGCCGACTTTATGACGGCGATGATGGCTTTCTTTCTGGTCATGTGGCTGATCAATGTTACCGACGACAGCGTTAGACGTGGCGTCGCGCAGTATTTTAATCCGGTCAAGCTCGCCTCCACAGCTCCCAACCAGAAAGGTCTGAATGACCCGAATGTGGCGGGGGATACAAATGAAGACGGAGCGGATCAGCTGGAGGGCGACCTTGGTGCGGGTGGAGCCCCGGAAGGTGGTTCCGAAGCTGCGGGCGCACAGGGCGCTGAAGCCTCAGCAGGGCGGTTTGCTCCGAGCCATTCGGAAGAACGGCTTTTCAATGATCCTTATGCGGTCCTCGATACGCTTGCTCAAACGGTGGCAGTTGATCTTGGTGATTTGGACATGCCAACTGCCATCGGAGCAGGACAGGCGCGCGAAGCAGGTGCTCAAGGTGGGGATGCCTTTCGGGATCCTTTCGATCCGCTCTATTGGCAGTTCCTGCCGAACCGGGATCTCGGTTCGGAGCGGACCGGGGGCGAGCAATCGGCAACGCCGCGCGTGATCGGTGGCTTGACGCCAACGCCAGCAGCGGACCCTTCATTTGATCGGCAGCGCGACGACAACTCTGTGATTGAAATTGAAGAGGATGCTGTCCCGGAGATTCTCGCCCACTTTGACGGTGGTGAAGGCAAGTTCGAAGAGATCGAGCTCGTCGCCGTAAGCGAGACTGGCGAACTGCAGGAAGTTGCCGAAGAAGTGCTTGAGGATAGCATGATGGCCGTTGCATCGCGGGTGGAGGCAGTTCTTGACCAGGCTGCACAGTCCGGTCTTGGAGCAACCGTAAACCACGTTAGCGTTTCGCGGTCTGATGAGGGCCTTTTGATCTCCCTCACAGATGATCAAGCGTTCGGCATGTTTGCCATAGGCTCGGCGGAGCCGCGTCCGGAGCTGGTGGCTCTCCTGGGCCGTATCGGCAAGGAATTGGCCGGCACAAACGGCGCGATCGTCATCAAGGGGCATACGGACGCCCGGCCCTTCCGCACGAAGGCTTATGACAACTGGCGACTCTCGTCGGCACGAGCCCATATGGCTCTCTACATGCTGGCACGCGGTGGCGTCTCGACCTCGCGCTTCGAGCGGGTGGAGGGATATGCGGACCGTGATCTCAAGCTGCCTTCCGACCCCAAAGCCGCCGCAAACAGGCGCGTTGAAATCCTGATCAGGGAGACAGACTGA
- the fliF gene encoding flagellar basal-body MS-ring/collar protein FliF, whose protein sequence is MPGREHAEKLWANLQELGAKRLMALALIGLATILTVGVGAYYLSRPEQAVLYTGLEGEDVTRIGSALQDAGIDYDVSSDGTAVMVNHGSTAKARMLLAEKGLPRGADAGYELFDELGSLGLTSFMQEVTRVRALEGELARTIQLMQGVRAARVHIVLPEKGSFRRDQQPPSASVVIRSDIPDDIRTADAIRHLVAAGVPGMKADKVTVLDTSGGILAAGQDPAKASAGQLANLETAVSNRIQESIRKTLTPYLGLENFEVSVAADLNTDRRHIAETIFDPDSRTERSVRSVRESENAQNSSVEAPTTVEQNLPEETVDADNGERSSEENQRREETVNYEISSKRIETSQDGYKVERLSIAVLVDRARLHASLGGDPTEEQVQAQLIEISELAASSAGVDDARGDHVKVSLVDFVNGGRDLEPIPPLSVSEYLLRQSGNIINAVAILAVAALVVWFGLRPAVAVLVPQVTKSETEITELAMLPAEGEEQAATGEYAEQAYLVPPDHSDMLQDLTSKMNQSPLKKLESLLEYNEEQSAAILRQWLYDGENA, encoded by the coding sequence ATGCCAGGCCGTGAACACGCAGAAAAACTCTGGGCTAACTTACAAGAACTCGGCGCCAAGCGGCTGATGGCGCTTGCGCTTATCGGGCTGGCGACGATCCTGACGGTCGGGGTCGGTGCCTATTATCTCAGCCGCCCCGAACAAGCGGTTCTTTATACCGGCCTTGAGGGAGAGGACGTTACGCGCATCGGATCAGCGTTGCAGGACGCTGGCATCGACTATGATGTCAGTTCCGATGGCACGGCCGTCATGGTCAACCATGGATCAACGGCCAAAGCGCGTATGTTGCTCGCCGAGAAGGGCCTTCCACGTGGTGCGGATGCCGGCTACGAACTCTTCGATGAGCTGGGGTCGCTCGGACTGACTTCCTTTATGCAGGAAGTGACCAGAGTTCGTGCGCTTGAAGGCGAGCTTGCCCGAACCATTCAGCTGATGCAGGGCGTACGCGCCGCACGAGTTCATATCGTGCTCCCGGAAAAAGGTTCCTTCCGGCGTGATCAGCAGCCGCCATCGGCGTCGGTGGTGATCCGGTCTGATATTCCTGACGACATTCGCACAGCGGACGCCATTCGCCACCTGGTTGCTGCGGGTGTGCCAGGGATGAAGGCTGACAAGGTGACGGTTCTCGATACATCCGGTGGTATCCTTGCCGCCGGCCAGGACCCCGCGAAGGCGTCGGCAGGTCAGCTGGCTAATCTGGAAACTGCAGTCAGCAATCGCATCCAGGAGAGCATTCGAAAGACCCTCACGCCCTATCTTGGACTTGAGAATTTCGAAGTCAGTGTTGCTGCCGATTTGAATACGGACCGTCGGCATATCGCTGAAACGATTTTCGACCCAGATTCTCGCACGGAGCGCTCGGTGCGTTCGGTGCGCGAAAGCGAGAACGCACAGAACTCCAGCGTCGAAGCGCCGACGACCGTCGAACAGAATCTTCCGGAGGAGACTGTCGATGCTGACAATGGTGAGCGATCCTCCGAGGAAAACCAACGTCGCGAGGAAACCGTCAACTACGAGATTTCCTCCAAACGGATCGAGACCTCGCAAGACGGCTACAAGGTTGAACGTCTTTCGATCGCCGTCCTGGTCGATCGCGCAAGGCTACATGCCTCGCTCGGAGGCGATCCGACAGAAGAGCAGGTGCAGGCACAGCTTATAGAAATCAGCGAGTTGGCGGCATCTTCCGCAGGCGTCGACGATGCGCGTGGCGACCATGTGAAAGTCTCACTAGTTGACTTCGTCAATGGGGGGCGCGATCTCGAGCCGATCCCGCCGCTTTCGGTTTCCGAATATCTTCTGCGGCAGTCCGGTAACATCATCAACGCAGTCGCGATCCTTGCAGTCGCGGCGCTGGTGGTCTGGTTTGGCTTGCGTCCCGCAGTCGCTGTTTTGGTCCCGCAAGTCACCAAGTCGGAAACGGAGATTACCGAGCTTGCGATGCTTCCGGCCGAAGGCGAAGAGCAAGCTGCAACAGGCGAATATGCCGAGCAAGCCTACCTGGTTCCACCGGATCACTCCGACATGCTGCAGGATCTGACCAGCAAGATGAACCAGTCTCCTCTCAAGAAGCTCGAGTCCCTACTCGAGTACAACGAAGAGCAGTCAGCCGCGATCCTCCGCCAGTGGCTTTATGACGGGGAGAACGCGTGA
- a CDS encoding flagellin produces the protein MSSLMTNASAMTALQTLNSTNKSMSEVQSRISTGYRVNGAEDNAAYWSIATTMRSDNMALSAVEDALGLGAATIDVMYTSMESTVDVMNEIKAKVVAASSEGVDRAKIQSDITELQNQLQTIGESSVFNGENWLSSDVTTVTSAEIVSSFTRAGGSVDIQTTSVDLTAVQLYDSAGGTTGILDQDRGFAALAGITGDGIADFDISALTDADAASIDTLVAGIDAALEDITDAATLLGSVKSRVDLQMDFVSELTDAIDRGVGQLVDADMNEESTRLQALQVQQQLGIQALSIANSNSQNILSLFQ, from the coding sequence ATGTCTAGCCTTATGACAAACGCTTCTGCAATGACCGCTTTGCAGACCCTGAACTCAACCAACAAATCTATGTCGGAAGTTCAGAGCCGTATTTCTACCGGTTACCGTGTGAACGGCGCCGAAGACAACGCGGCTTACTGGTCCATCGCGACCACCATGCGCTCTGACAACATGGCATTGTCCGCTGTTGAAGATGCTCTTGGTCTTGGTGCTGCTACGATCGACGTCATGTACACATCAATGGAATCGACCGTTGACGTCATGAACGAAATCAAGGCGAAAGTGGTTGCAGCCAGCTCGGAAGGTGTTGACCGCGCGAAGATCCAGTCCGACATCACTGAACTTCAGAACCAGCTGCAGACCATCGGCGAGTCTTCTGTATTCAATGGTGAGAACTGGCTGTCTTCCGATGTCACGACCGTGACGTCTGCTGAAATCGTGTCCTCGTTCACCCGTGCAGGTGGTTCCGTTGACATTCAGACGACTTCCGTCGACCTGACTGCAGTTCAGCTCTATGATTCTGCTGGTGGTACCACTGGTATCCTGGATCAGGACCGCGGCTTTGCTGCTCTTGCAGGCATCACAGGTGATGGCATTGCGGATTTCGACATCTCCGCACTGACCGACGCTGATGCTGCCAGCATCGACACCCTCGTTGCCGGTATCGACGCCGCTCTCGAAGACATCACCGATGCAGCAACCCTGCTCGGTTCCGTCAAGAGCCGCGTTGACCTTCAGATGGACTTCGTGTCCGAACTGACGGATGCCATCGACCGCGGTGTTGGCCAGCTGGTTGACGCTGACATGAACGAAGAATCGACCCGCCTACAGGCTCTGCAGGTTCAGCAGCAGCTCGGTATTCAGGCTCTGTCGATTGCAAACTCCAACAGCCAGAACATTCTGTCGCTGTTCCAGTAA
- a CDS encoding chemotaxis protein encodes MQSSQCHALSFAIVLAVLLALLFPAMGHASEPSPKQPYEMVRTLQSLQAKVAEGNSHALKTQRALLLEMDEYFLSLSAETWREPRNARAAIVHVLSGGHPKIVYRLRAFDPQPAVDAALMEGALAYVEGREEDVVAHLGDIDPMDLPSALGGHVALIKAAVLVKEQPAEAMELLSVARLLMPGTLIEEAALRREVFVAGKLGDIERFQSLSLRYLRRFRGSIYAGDFQRRFSLALDSLGFGESEGKFALLESLLAEFDEDTRRSLYLRLARTAVLNGQRDIVEKATDRAMSLAMAGSHEEALFKLYRAGALVELEDIKQTRNLLWSIDENDLSREEKDLMAAVYRVLNSVRSWPAPPEGVIGEFSVYEEMDPPTDERWVLPVMSRADDLISSTDELLAKIGS; translated from the coding sequence ATGCAATCCAGCCAATGCCATGCGCTCAGTTTTGCAATCGTGCTCGCGGTTTTGCTCGCCTTGCTGTTCCCGGCGATGGGACACGCCAGCGAACCTTCACCAAAACAACCATATGAGATGGTGCGCACGCTTCAGTCTCTTCAGGCCAAGGTCGCTGAAGGCAACAGTCACGCCTTGAAAACCCAACGGGCTCTGCTGCTTGAAATGGATGAGTATTTTCTAAGTTTGTCGGCGGAGACCTGGCGAGAGCCACGCAACGCACGGGCTGCCATCGTTCACGTGCTAAGCGGAGGGCATCCAAAGATCGTCTATCGCTTGAGGGCTTTCGATCCACAGCCCGCCGTAGACGCCGCATTGATGGAAGGAGCGCTGGCTTATGTCGAAGGGCGTGAAGAAGATGTGGTGGCGCATCTTGGCGACATTGATCCAATGGATTTGCCATCCGCACTTGGCGGTCACGTTGCCCTCATTAAAGCAGCGGTTTTGGTCAAGGAACAGCCCGCCGAGGCCATGGAGCTTCTATCGGTCGCGCGTCTCCTTATGCCAGGTACCCTGATAGAGGAAGCTGCGCTTAGGCGCGAGGTTTTCGTTGCTGGCAAGCTCGGTGATATTGAACGGTTTCAGTCTCTTTCCCTACGCTATTTGCGCCGCTTCAGAGGATCCATCTACGCAGGAGATTTCCAGCGTCGGTTCTCGCTTGCGCTCGACAGTCTCGGTTTCGGTGAAAGCGAAGGCAAGTTTGCCCTTTTGGAGAGCCTTCTGGCGGAGTTCGACGAGGACACGCGGCGGTCTTTGTATCTGCGTCTGGCCCGCACGGCCGTTCTTAACGGGCAGAGGGACATCGTCGAAAAAGCCACAGACAGAGCCATGTCCTTGGCAATGGCGGGATCGCACGAGGAGGCGCTGTTCAAACTGTATCGTGCAGGCGCATTGGTCGAGCTGGAGGACATCAAACAGACCCGCAATCTGCTTTGGTCGATCGACGAGAACGATCTCTCGCGTGAAGAAAAAGATCTAATGGCAGCGGTGTATCGGGTGCTGAATTCGGTTCGCAGCTGGCCTGCCCCGCCTGAAGGCGTCATCGGCGAGTTTAGTGTCTATGAGGAGATGGATCCGCCGACCGATGAAAGGTGGGTCCTGCCGGTGATGAGCCGTGCCGACGACCTGATTTCATCAACTGATGAACTGCTGGCGAAGATTGGGAGCTGA
- a CDS encoding flagellar hook protein FlgE, whose product MGLFGVMRTGVSGMNAQSSKLGTVADNIANSSTTGYKMAESEFSSQVLAQGSGSYNSGGVQAHTVYSISDQGSMAYTTSKLDLGVDGNGFFVVADGDGSPVLTRAGSFVPDGEGYLLNTAGYYLQGYPIADGATPTTIANGLGGLESINISQNQLDASATDSATLWTNVPESATIVAAADLPSANLATSTYSAKTSVVVYDNLGNELTLDVYYSKVTETAADSDWEVAIFNSEDAAAGGGFPYTSAALSTETLTFDMTTGELTAASATDINITVPNGGTFDVDLSGSTYLAADFTVTEVEANGNAPSAVDSVEFDEDGILYAIYSNGDRRAIYQIPLADVASPDKLTPLSGNIYQVSTESGDVRVGFPGEGGLGDLVVGALEGSNVDLATELTSMIESQRTYTANSKVFKAGSDLLEELVNLVR is encoded by the coding sequence ATGGGTTTATTTGGCGTGATGCGCACAGGTGTTTCGGGCATGAATGCTCAGTCGAGCAAGCTGGGAACGGTTGCGGACAACATCGCAAACTCCAGTACAACCGGCTACAAGATGGCCGAGTCAGAGTTCAGTTCGCAGGTGCTGGCGCAGGGCAGTGGCAGTTACAACTCCGGTGGCGTGCAGGCCCACACCGTCTATTCGATCTCCGATCAAGGTTCGATGGCCTATACGACCTCCAAGCTTGATCTTGGCGTCGACGGGAACGGTTTTTTCGTTGTCGCGGATGGAGATGGATCGCCGGTTTTGACCCGTGCCGGATCTTTCGTACCTGACGGTGAAGGGTATCTCCTGAACACCGCTGGTTACTATCTTCAAGGTTACCCGATTGCTGATGGCGCCACGCCAACGACCATTGCTAACGGCCTTGGCGGCCTCGAATCGATCAATATTTCGCAAAACCAGCTTGATGCTTCGGCCACAGACAGCGCGACGTTATGGACAAACGTTCCAGAGAGCGCGACGATCGTTGCAGCAGCTGATCTTCCTTCTGCAAACTTGGCAACGTCAACTTATTCAGCCAAGACGTCGGTGGTTGTTTACGACAACCTTGGCAACGAGCTGACGCTTGACGTTTATTACAGCAAGGTGACCGAGACAGCTGCCGACAGCGATTGGGAAGTCGCGATCTTTAATTCTGAGGATGCGGCCGCAGGCGGTGGTTTTCCATACACTTCGGCGGCGTTGTCCACCGAGACACTAACCTTCGACATGACGACTGGCGAACTCACCGCTGCGAGTGCGACCGACATCAACATTACGGTGCCCAACGGCGGCACCTTCGATGTTGACTTGTCTGGCTCCACTTACCTCGCAGCGGATTTTACCGTCACCGAGGTTGAAGCGAATGGTAACGCACCAAGTGCTGTGGACTCGGTCGAGTTCGACGAGGACGGCATTCTCTATGCGATCTATTCAAATGGAGATCGCCGCGCGATCTATCAGATCCCACTGGCAGATGTGGCAAGTCCGGACAAGCTGACGCCGCTTTCGGGCAACATCTATCAGGTCTCAACTGAAAGCGGTGATGTCCGCGTCGGTTTTCCAGGTGAAGGGGGGCTGGGAGATCTCGTGGTCGGTGCTCTCGAGGGATCCAATGTGGATCTCGCGACAGAACTCACCTCCATGATTGAATCCCAACGTACCTACACGGCCAACTCCAAAGTCTTCAAGGCGGGCTCGGACCTCCTCGAAGAGCTGGTCAACCTTGTTCGCTAG
- the fliP gene encoding flagellar type III secretion system pore protein FliP (The bacterial flagellar biogenesis protein FliP forms a type III secretion system (T3SS)-type pore required for flagellar assembly.), with product MRIGIAALLLLATAGTAAAQVPDLSTLLPEGEGSASGRIVQIIALMTVLSVAPGILIMVTSFTRFAIAFSFLRSGIGLQTTPGNLILISLSLFMTFYVMAPTFDAAWTKGVTPLMNNEITEAQAYEEITEPFREFMLTQVREEDLVLFDDLALGRVTDEEAASAEEVELRVLIPAFMVSELRRGFEIGFLIALPFLVIDMIVATITMSMGMMMLPPTVISLPFKALFFVLIDGWNLLVGSLVRSFF from the coding sequence ATGCGTATTGGCATAGCCGCTTTGCTTCTTCTGGCCACAGCCGGTACGGCTGCTGCTCAGGTTCCCGATCTTTCGACACTTCTGCCAGAGGGCGAGGGAAGTGCCAGCGGTCGTATAGTTCAGATCATTGCCTTGATGACCGTTCTGTCGGTCGCACCGGGCATCTTGATCATGGTGACCAGTTTCACGCGCTTTGCGATCGCCTTTTCGTTTCTGCGCAGCGGTATCGGCCTGCAAACCACGCCGGGCAATCTGATCCTGATCTCTCTGTCTCTTTTCATGACATTCTACGTCATGGCGCCGACTTTCGATGCTGCCTGGACCAAGGGGGTAACCCCCCTGATGAACAACGAAATCACTGAAGCGCAGGCCTATGAGGAGATCACCGAACCGTTCCGGGAGTTCATGCTGACTCAGGTGCGGGAAGAGGACCTGGTTCTGTTCGATGATCTTGCGTTGGGCCGGGTGACGGATGAAGAAGCAGCCTCTGCAGAGGAAGTTGAGCTGCGCGTGCTTATTCCGGCCTTCATGGTCTCGGAACTTCGCCGAGGGTTCGAGATTGGCTTTCTCATCGCGCTGCCCTTTTTGGTCATCGATATGATCGTCGCGACCATCACCATGTCCATGGGCATGATGATGTTGCCGCCAACGGTGATTTCCCTGCCGTTCAAGGCGCTGTTTTTCGTTCTGATTGACGGCTGGAATCTTCTGGTTGGCAGTCTTGTCAGATCCTTTTTCTGA
- a CDS encoding flagellar basal body-associated FliL family protein: MKLLSAPSGHEPYGSNETRASFWIGFVVLTMISAGTGAMLAAHLVDFTRTSVQRDFLNLEDDAAGVSLHVQNARLRTLNPLVTNLAAPRDAWIRVQASVVLSEQPIDDIGILTGHIEEDILAYLRTLTISHIEGAVGLQHLREDLNERAVARSKGAVREIILESLVIQ; this comes from the coding sequence ATGAAGCTTCTTTCAGCGCCCTCGGGGCATGAGCCTTATGGATCCAACGAGACGCGGGCGTCCTTCTGGATTGGCTTTGTTGTGCTGACAATGATTTCGGCTGGAACGGGCGCAATGCTCGCCGCACATCTGGTGGATTTCACGCGCACAAGCGTTCAGAGAGATTTTCTGAACCTGGAGGATGATGCCGCAGGTGTTTCCTTGCACGTCCAAAATGCGAGGTTGCGTACGCTGAACCCGCTTGTCACCAATCTGGCAGCACCACGGGACGCATGGATCCGGGTTCAGGCCTCGGTAGTTCTCTCAGAGCAACCCATCGATGATATCGGCATTCTGACAGGTCATATCGAAGAAGACATTCTGGCCTATCTCAGAACGCTGACGATCTCTCACATCGAGGGAGCTGTTGGTCTGCAACACCTAAGGGAAGATCTAAACGAACGAGCCGTTGCCCGGTCAAAAGGTGCCGTCCGCGAAATCATCCTTGAATCTCTGGTGATCCAGTAA